In Gemmobacter sp., the genomic window ACCTGGGCCGAAATGATGAACCTCAACCGCCGGGTCGAGGATGACGACTTGGACAATGCCAAAAAGGCCGCCGAAGACCACGAGGAAATCGTGCTGGGCGAACTCTCGAAAGCCCCGGCGACCAAGCTGAAACTGCATCTGGACCTTGCCCCCGAGGATGTGGACCGGGAACGCATCGCGGGCAGGTTCACCTATCCCGAATGGGATGCGCGGGGCGGGGTCTGGCTGCCCGACCATTGCCGGGTGCTGGCCGCGCCGGTGGAACCCTCCCCCGAATACGCGGGCATCACTGACGAGGCCGCCCGCCGCCGCATCCGCGCCGTCAAGCGCCAGTTTCAGGCGCTGCGCCCCGCAAAGCTGGTCCGCCACGCCCAGCCCGATGGCGAGGAACTGGATCTGGACGCGGCCCTGCGGTCGGTTGCCGATCTGCGGGCCACCGGGCGGGGGTCGGACCGGATCTGGCAACAGGCGCGGCCGGAAAAGCGCGATCTGGCGGTGTCGATCCTGCTTGACGTGTCACGTTCGACCGAATCCGCCGTCACGGGCCGCCCGGTGATCGACATCGCGCGCGAGGCGCTGACCGCGCTGGCCTGGGGGCTGGACGCCTGCGGCGACCGTTTCGCCATTCAGGGCTTTTCCTCGCTGAAACGCGACCGGATCTGGATCCATGACTGCAAGTCCTTCGACGAGCCCATGGACCATGGCATCGAAGCGCGCATCCACGCGCTGCGCCCCGGATTCTATACCCGGCTGGGCGCCGCGATCCGCCATGCCTCGGCGGGGCTGGCCCGCGAAACCCAGTCGCGCCGCCTGCTGGTCGTGATCACCGATGGCAAGCCCAACGACCTGGACCATTACGAAGGCCGCCACGGGATCGAGGACAGCGCCATGGCCGTGCGGCAGGCCCGGCGCGCCGGACAGGCGGTGTTCGGCATCACCATCGACCGCGACGGACAAAGCTGGTTTCCGCGCATCTTCGGGCAGGGCGGCTTTCAGGTGATCCGCGATCCCGACCGCCTGATTGCCGCCCTGCCAGAGATTTACCGGCATCTGGTGATGTGATGCGGGTGGATGATCTGCCGGGCGAACTGATCCTGTGGATCCTGATCGTATCCGAGGTTCTGGTTTTCATGGCCGGGGTATCGGTCATGGTTGTGCTGGGCTTGCGGGATCCGCAGGGATTTGTTGCGGCACAGGCGCAGCTTGACGGCCGGATGGCGGCGCTGAACACGCTGGTGCTGGTGACATCGGGCCTGTTCGCTGCGCGGGCCGAACGCCAGGCCGCGCAGGGCGACCGGCAGGGCGCGCGCAGGGCGTTGGTGCTGGCGATGCTTGGCGGGCTGGTGTTCCTGGGGGTCAAGGCGGTGGAATACGCCCATGATATCGACGCGGGGCTGGGGATCGACAGTCATCCGTTCTTCACCTTCTACTACCTGCTGACCGGCTTTCACGCGGCGCATGTGGTGGCGGGTGTTGTGGTGCTGGCGCTGGTCGCGCTGCGGGCCGATCCAGAGGCGGTGCAGGCCGGGGCGATGTTCTGGCACATGGTGGATCTGGTCTGGGTGCTGATCCTGCCCGCCATCTATCTGATATGGTGAGGGAAATGGACACCGGAACCAGGACATGGATCCTTCTGGCCGGGCTGACGGCCGCCACGGCCGCGCTGGCCGGGCTGGACAACCGGTTCGCGGCGGCGGGGATGCTCGCGCTTGCCTGGGCAAAGGCCCGCACCATTCTGGGCGGCTTCCTGCATCTGGGATCCGCCCCGGGGTGGCTGGCCGCCTTTACCCTGCCGCTCGCGATCTGGCTGGCGGCGCTGGCGGGATTGCGCGTGTTCAGTTGATGCGGCTGGCTCCCGCATCCGCATGGGCCAGATCGCGCAGCCGGCTGACCGAGGCGATGGCGGCATTGCTCTGGCTGATGCGGACGCCATGGTCGCGCAGCCGGAGAAAGGCGCGGCTCAGGCTTTCGGGCTGCATTCCCAGCCGCCCGGCGATCAGCAGCTTGTCATAGGGCAGGATCACCGTGGCGCTTTCGGCATCGGGCGGGCACAGGTCCAGCAGGAATTCGGCCACGCGCTGCGGCCCGGACCGGGCCTTCAGCTGCTCGATCTGTTCGACCAGCCCCTGCAGGTGCAGGAAGGTGGCCGACAGCACCGCGATGGCCGCTTCGGGCCGTGCGTGCAACAGATCCAGAAAGGCCCGCGCGGGCACGGCCAGCAAATCGCAATCGGTCGTCGCCTCGGCCGACACCGGATAGGCGGCGCGGCGCAGGGCAATGGGTTCGCCAAAGCTCTGGCCCCGGGTCATCACGCCCACCACGGCCTCGGTGCCGTTCGGGGCAATGCGGTAGAGTTTGACCCAGCCGGCCATGACGATATGGATCGACTGCGCCGTATCGCCGTGGTGGAACACCGCCTGGCCGCGGCGCAACTGGCGCAGGTGGGCGGCGTCCAGCAGCATGTCCGACAATTCTGCCGGCAGGCCCGAGAACAGCCGCGACTGGCAGGCGATCTGCCGCTGGGCTGGCGTCAGCTTCTGGCGCATCGCGCAGGCCTTTCCGATAGAGGAATTGCGCCCGGCCCGGTGCAACCGGCCGGGCGCCACGCCGGGGTCACTTGACCAGGGCAATCTCCGCATCCAGCCGCTCGCGTGCCTTTTTCGGCAGCTTGGCGGTTTTGGCGGCGTCAAGGTTCGCCGGGGCGTCGCCCACCTGGATCAGCGCGACCATGCCCATGGCGAAATGCGGGGTGCATTTGATGCCATAGAGCCCGGCCTCGGTGACGGTCAGGTCATAGCCTTCGTTGATCTTGCTTTTGAACACCTCGACGCCGGCGGGCAGGATTTCCTTGATCGCCTCGACGTTGTGGCTCTTGTCGGTGGGGACAAAGCGGATGACATCGCCCGGCGCGGCCTTCACGTAGGCGGGTTCGAACACCATGGTGCCGGCCGCGCCCTTGTTCAGCATCTTCACCTCGTGTTCGGCGGTGAATCCGGCGCCAGCCATGGCAAGCACAAGGGCCGGCGCGGTGAAGATGAGCGAAAGTTTCATGTCGGTTCTCCTGAATTCCGGGGCGATTGGGCCGCCCCGTTGCCAATCTGCCTAATGCTTTGCGCAGGGTTCCACTTTGATCTTGCGCAAACAGGACAGAAAACGTCAGCTTTCCGGGTCGGCGATGCGGGCCAGCCCTTCGGCATCGGTCACGGTCAGCTTTTGCCGCCCGCCTTCGACCAGTCCTTGCGATTCCCATGCCGACAGCAGGCGCGACACGGTATGCAGCGTGGTGCCCGTCATTTCGGCAATGTCCTGCCGGGTGATGGGAAAGTCGATCCGGGTTCCGCCATCCTCGATCCGGCCGGCCTTTTCCGCCAGCCGCAGCACGGCATGGGCCACGCGCCGCTCGACCTCTTGCGTCGACATTTCGCGCAGGCGGGTATGCGCCTCGTCCAGCCGCTGGCCGATGGTCTGCATGGCGTTGATGGCAAGTCGGGGGTTGTTTTCCACCACGGCATCCCAGTCGGCCATCGGCCAGCTGACCACGATGGACTCCACCGCCGCACGGGCGGTGCCGGGGTAATCGGGCCGCGCCAGCGCGCGGGCAAAGCCGAACAGGTCGCCCGGATGCACCACGCGCACCATCACCTGCTGGCCATCAGGGGTTACCTGGCTGACCTTCAGGCGGCCATGCAGCAGCAGGAAAAAGGCCACCGCCTGCGCGCCCTGTTCGAATACCAGATCGCCCGGCGGCACCCGCCGCGTGGTGGCGCGCGCCATCAGCCGCGACAGCGCGGCCGGATCCATCTGCCGGAACAGCGGCAGGTTGCGCACAAGGGAAATGTCGATCGCCACGTCCTTGGCCCTCATACCAGGTCACCCCAGTGGTGCCGCAAAATGGCGCCGATGCAAGGCCAAGGTTGTACTGTCACCCCGCCTCGCGCACAAGGCGAAAGCCCAGGTTGGCCGGCGGCACACCCACCGAACAGCCGCCGGATTTCGGATCGCGGACAAAGTCGATGATCGCGGCGCGGTGCAGCCCTTCGGCAATATAGATGCCGCAGCTGTCGGATTCGCGCAGGATCGTGCCGGTTGCATCCACCTCGACCCGGCGCAGGCAGGTCGATGTCCATTCCCAGACCGCCCCGCCAATGTCATGCACGCCAAGGGAATTGACATTCAGCCGGCCAACCGGGCGGACTTCGGTGTCCAGATCGCGCTTGCGGGCGGATTCGACCCGGTATTCCGCCAGCCAGCGCAGCGCCGGGTTCGCCGGGTCGCTGTCCACCCCCAGCGCATCGTCGCGGAACAGCTCGGCCGCCGCATGGGTCCATTCCACATCGCTGGGCAGCCGCCAAGTATCGCCGGTGCGGTCCGACATCCAGCGCGCATAGGCATTGGCGTCGATCCAGCTGACCCCGGTCACCGGCAGGTCGGCGCGGTCGGTCGGCCCGCCGGGCCGGGCACAGGCGCCGGCCGTAACGCAGGTCATCCAGTCGCCGACGCTGACCGGCATGGCCATGATCTGGACCGGCGCGGGGATCGACACGGTGGCGACGGGCGCGTCGATCGGCCGCCCTTCACGCTGCCAGTCGCCGTCCAGCCGGTGGGCAAAGGGCGCGGGGTCCAGCTGCACCAGCGGCGGCAGGGCCGGCGGCGGGTCGAAAGACCAGAACGAAAGCCCGAGCGCCGCAGTCGCGGCCCCGGCCACAAGCGTGGCTATTCCCTGCATGACATCGCCCCCGAGGGAAAAGGGGCCGCCCCGGACATGGGGCGGCCCTTGGGCGGTTCAGACCGCCGCAGGTGCCAGAACCTGCATCATCAGATCGTCGTTCCAGTCGCCTTCCACCACCACATGGGCGGCGGCGCCCAGCTCGAACGCCTCGATCAGGTTGTGGTTCACATAGGCATAGACCCCCGGCTGTTCGAAGGTGTAGACCATCAGCCCCGCCGTGCCGCCCGGGATGAACCAGGTTTCCAGGCCGCGTTCCGGCGGGTTGTTGAACTTGCCGGTCGCCCAGACGTAATCGCCATGGCCGCCGATCAGGTGGGGGCGGGTGTCGCGGTTGGCCTGGCTGTGGACAAAGGCCACCGTTTCGCCGACCTTGGCCTTCATCGCGTTGTCGCCGGTCAGCGCGCCGACGGCACCGTTGAACACCACGTGGCTGGGCGTCAGGGTGCGCATCACCGCCAGGGTATCCTCGTAGCTTTCGCCGGGGCTGGCATAGGTTTTCCAGACGCCGTTCTCGTCACGTGGCACGTAGAAATCCTGCTCGCCGACGTAGTAGAGCTTGTCATAGGCCACCGCCTCGCCATCGCGGCCCTTCAGGCCGTCGCGCGGCAGCACCATGATGGCACCGTTCATGCCCGACACCACGTGCCAGGCCACCATGCCGGGAGGGGCGCAGTGATAGACGAAGACGCCCGGTTTCGTCGCCTTCCAGCGCAGGATGGCCTTTTCGCCGGGGTTCACCTGGGTCAGCGCCCCGCCCCCCAGCGCGCCGGTCGAGCTGTGGAAGTCGATGTTGTGCATCAGTTCGTTGGTGGCCGGGTTGATCAGCGTCAGTTCGACGTAATCGCCTTCATGCACCACCATCAGCGGTCCCGGCACCGTGCCGTTGAAGGTCGAGGCCCAGACCTCGGCCCCGCTGTCGTCCAGCTTGATCTTCTTCTCCTCGATGATCATTTCGAATTCGACGACCTTCGGCCCGCCGGTCGCCACCTGCTCGTGGGCATGGACAAAGGGCGGATCCACCAGCTGCACCTTGACGCGCGGCAGGCTGGAAACGTCGGTCACGGCCGCGGGGGTCAGCACTGCCTTGGCTTCGGCGGCGGCCTGGCGGACTTGCGTCAGGGCCCCGACGAAGGCAGCCCCGGCAAGGACGGTGCGGCGGCTGAGGGGCAGGGTGGTCATGTCATGTCTCCTATCAGACTGTTGTGACCCGGTTCTTTCCGGCTGATCCCATAGTGCCACGAACCGCATTGCCCTTCGTTGTGCCGGAACAACCAGCGTCACCCTATTCGCCCCCCAGCTTGCGGCAGCGCAAAGAGCGCGCGGGTTTCCGGCCTATCGGTCGGGGACAGAGCCATGGAAAGGATCCCTCCGATGTCCGATGAATCACGCCCCCACACGCCCCGGGGGTTGAACCAGCAGGGGCCGGCGCTGTGGTCCTATGGCTTTCGCCCGTTCTTTCTGGGGGGCGCCGTCTGGGCGGTGCTGACCATGGCGCTGTGGATCGCGGCCCTGATCCTTGGCCTGCCGCTGGGGGGCGATTACGGCGCGCCGCTGTGGCATGCGCATGAAATGGTCTTCGGCTTTGCCCCGGCCGTGCTGGCCGGGTTCCTGCTGACCGCCATTCCGAACTGGACGGGCAGCCTGCCGGTGGCGGGGCGGGCGCTGATGGGGCTGTTCGGCCTGTGGGCCGTGGGGCGCCTGGCGATGGCCGGGGCGGCGCTGACCGGCATCTGGCCCGCGGCCCTGCTGGACGCGGCCTTTCTGCCCGCCCTGCTGGCCATCGCCGCGCGCGAGATCATTGCCGGGCGCAAGTGGAACGATCTGAAGGTGCTGGCCGGTGTGACCGCGATCATGGCGGGCAATCTGGGCTTTCACGCCACGGTGCTGTTCGGGGGCGACCCGTCGCTGTGGCTGCGGGCGGCAGTGGCGGGGTTTGTCGCGTTGGTGCTGATCATCGGCGGGCGGATCATTCCCAGCTTTACCCGCAACTGGCTGAGCCAGCGCGGCAAGAGCCGGCTGCCGGTGGCCTACAACCGTTTCGATCTGGGGGTGATCGGCCTGTCGGCGGCGGCGCTGGCCTGCTGGGTCGTTGCGCCCGATGCCCGGATGACCGCATCGGCCGCCCTTGTCGCCGGCGGGCTGAACCTGGCCCGCCTGTCGCGCTGGCAGGGCCTGGCGACCCGGGGCGAGGGGCTGCTTCTGGTGCTGCATCTGGCCTATGGATTCGTGCCGCTGGGGTTCCTCGCCATTGCTGCGGCAGGCGTGGGGCTGGTGCAGCCGGTGTCGGCCCTGCATGTGCTGACGGTCGGCGTCATCGGTGCGATGATGCTGGCGGTGATGGGCCGGGCCACGCGCGGCCATACCGGGCGGGCGCTGACCGCCTCGGGGCTGACGATCCTGTCCTATGCCTGCCTGTTCGCCGCCGCCCTCGCGCGCCCGCTGGCCGACCTGCTGGGCACTGTCTGGCTGATCGAGGCGGCGGGTGCGCTGTGGATCCTGGCGTTCGGCCTGTTCGTGCTGGAACATGGTCCCATGCTGGTGCTGGAACGCCGGCGGCCGCGCGGGGACTAGCCCCGCGCCATCCGGTCCGGGGTCCAGGGCGGATCCCAGACCAGCCGGACCTCGGCCTCGGCGATGCCGTCGACGCCCAGGACAGCCGCCTGCACCCCCAGCCGCAGCATCTCGGCCAGCGGGCAGCCGCGGGTGGTCGTGGTCATGTCCACTTCGGCCCGGGCGCCGTGGATGCGGATGTCGTAGATCATGCCCATGGCAATCAGGTCGCGCCCCGTCTCGGGGTCCAGCACGTTGCGCAGGGCGGCGGTGATGCGGTCCTTCGGCATGGCGCTAGCCCCCGCAGCGGACCAGCAGGCGGTAGCCGGTGCCATCGACTGCCATGTTGCCCGCCCATTCATGGCCGCGATGCGCCAGTTCCGGGAACAGGAACATCGGTTCACGGTCCAGCAGCGCGAACAGCACGGCACCGGCGGGCATGCCCGTCAGGGCTTCCAGAATCCGCACCATCGGTTCCGGGGGCGGCAGGCCCGCCAGATCCAGCACCTGCACCGGATCGGGCCACAGCGCCGCGCCGGGGGCCGATCCGGGGGCCAGCCCTGGGCCCGCGCCCTGGGCCACCGGGGTAAAGATCACCTCCCACGCGCCATCGGGCAGGCGCCGGTCGGTGCTGGCAAAGCCGCGATTGGCCATGACATTGAACAGCGGCGCCGGGCGAAACGGCGCGATCAGCCGCAGCGCCTGTCCGGGCGCCAGACTGTCGGCGGCGGCCATGATGGCGGCAAAGGGTTCCTCGCCCCGCGCAAGGGCAGGGCGGACATCAAGTTCAAGCAGAGCGGTCATGGCGGATCCCGGGTTGAGGGGCAGGAAGGAACAGGGGCGGCACTGTCGCAGGGTGCATGGCCGGGGCAAGATGCGAAAGACGCCGGATGGCCAGCACCTCGGCCGCCAGTCCAAGGGCGGACAGCAGCAGCAGCGCCAGCGACAGCCGGAAGCCAAGGGGCTGCACCAGCAGCAGCGCCATTGCGCCCCCCGCCACCCCGGCCGACCACAGCGCCAGCAGATGCGCCACCCGGCGCGGGTCGGTCAGATCCTGCACCAGCGGCACCGGCCCGCGCCCGATGCGCGGCGCAAAGACCTGCATCCAGGTCAGGAAACTGACGATCTTGACCATCTGCGCCAGCGTCAGCAGCGACAGCCAGCCGGTTAGCGCGATCCAGATCGCGGTCTCGGCCCAGATCCCGCCCCAGCCAAGGGCGGGCCAGGCCAGCAGCGCGGACAGGCCAAGGAACATCAGCGCGACCCGGCTCCAGGCCATGTTGGTCTCGGGCTGCGGGCGGCGGCGCAGGCGCCACAGGCGGGCGATCTCGGCCAGATACAGCGCGGCGGTCACCACCAGCGCCGTGGCCATCAGCGCGGCTGGCGCCGCCTTGCCAGCCAGCGCCAGCCCGGCCACCAGCAGAACCGCAATGGCAGCGGCCGCCAGCACCCCCTGCCGCAGCCGCCCGCCACGATCGGGGGCCAGCAGGAACATGGCGAACAGCTTGTAGCTGACCCCAAAGGCGGCCAGCGACATCCAGCCGCCAATCCCGAACAGCACATGCAGCGGCAGCCCGTCGGGCAGGAAGCCGAACGCCGTGTTGCCCGTCAGATCCAGCACCATGGCCAGCCCGGTGGCCCACAACCCCGCCAGCCCGATCAGCGCCAGCAGCACCATGCGCACCTCGGCCAGCCGCAGGCCGGCGCGGTCCAGCATCGGCGGGCCGATCATCGCCAGCACCAGCGCAAAGGCCAGCGCCAGCAGCCAAGGCGCCGCGACAAAGAGCCCGCCCGTTGCCTGCCCGTCCAGCCACAGGAACCCGCCGGCCAGTGCCAGCGTGCCGCCAACTGCGCTCAGCAAGGCGGGCAGCGCCAGCCCGGGCCAGGCGGCGGGGCGGGCGGTCAGCACCGGAACGAACTGCACCAGCGCGCCCAGCAGCATCAGCCCCAGCCAGCCCAGCGTGAACAGATGCACCACCGCCATCCCGGCCCCGCGCGACCAGTCGCCGGGGCCCACCCCCCCCCGCCAGCCCAAGCGCCAGCGCGCCCAGCAGGCACAGCAACGCCGCGCCGAACCACGCCATCGTCCAGGGTGAAAGCTGTTGCACAGGCATCGCACGTGTCCCGAAAAGCCAGACCTCCTGTATCGGCCGCCCGATACCCGCCGTCCTTGATTTCGCGCAAGCAAGGACGTGGTTGACCCCCAGCGACTTGCCTGACTACTCTCGTGAAAGGTCATGGCATGCCCGTCTTGCAAAACCCCGGGTTGACAACGGGCCTGCCGGAACGTCCCGGATCGACGCCATGTCAGGTATCGACCCGGCCAGCCAGAAGTTCAGGCCAGGACGTTCCGGCCGTCGCGCAGTTTGATCTAGCGCAAAGATGTTTTGAGAAACCTGAATTACCAAGTGCCCATGAAAGTGCGTGCGATGCCAGACAGGATGAGGATTCTTCTGACCCTTGTGTCGGTATTGGCCGTGTTTGCCCTTTCATGGGCCCATGGGCGGATGGCGCTGTTCGCATCGCTGATGCAGATCGAGATCTGCGATGGCGAACACAGTCGCATCGTCCATGTCGACAGGCACGGCAACGTTCATGCAGACCCGCATGACTGCGGCGAATGCCCGGTCTGCGCCGCCAGCCCCTTGCCCGTCCTGCCGGTATCCCCTTGTCACATGATGGTGGCAACATCGCCCGTGGCCGGGCCATCGGGGGCTGCACGATCTGTCTGTCGCGGCCGCCTTGTCAAACGTTCCACAGGCCCGCGCCCCCCCGCAACCCTTCAGCCGGATTGCCAGCGCATGATACACTGCCGCCCGCTCCTCCGCCTAATGTGTCTGGTCGTCGCTGGCCTTGTGCTGCTGACGGCCCCCGGCCGGACCGAAACGGTCCTGGAAAAGCTGCTGCCCGAACAGGTTGCCGCCAGCCTGGTGCCAGGCGCCGATGCCTTTGGGCCGATCCGCGCGGATCTGGCGGTAGCGCCGGTCCTGAAAGGCGGCCAGACCATCGGCTGGGCCTTTGTCACGTCGGACTTTGTCGGCACGACCGGCTATTCCGGCAAGCCGATCCACACCCTGGTTGCGGTGGACATGGATGCCCGGGTTGCCGGGGTGCGGCTTGTCAAGCATTCCGAACCCATCGTGCTGATCGGCATTCCCGACGCCAAGGTGAAGGCGCTGGTCGAAGGCTATGCCGGGCTTGATCTGGTGGCCGAGGCGGAATCGGGCGGCACCGCGCATGATGTCGACATCATTTCGGGCGCGACCGTGACCGTGATGGTGATCGACGATTCCATCGTGCGATCGGGGCTGAAGGTGGCGCGCGCGCTGGGGCTGGGCGGGCTGAAGGCCGATGCGGGAACCGCCGGGCCGAAGCTGGAGCTGAACCCCGATGCAGCACCGCCTGCCGACTGGTTCACGGCCGAGGGCGATGGCACCCTGCGGCGGCTTGCGCTGGATGTGGGGCAGGTCAATGCCGCCTTTGCCGCCCACCCCGATCCGCGTGCCCGCGATCGCGCATTGACCGAGCCGCCCGAAACCACCTTCATCGAAATGCAGGCGGCGCTGGTGTCGGTTCCGGCCATCGCCCGGGGTCTACTGGGCGAGGCGGCGGCGGCGAACCTGCACGGCTGGCTGGCGACGGGCGACCACGCCGTTGCGGTGATGGGGCGCGGTCTTTACAGCTTCAAGGGGTCGGGCTACGTGCGCGGCGGCATCTTTGACCGCATCGTGCTGATCCAGGACGATGTGTCGGTGCGCTTTCGCGACCGCGACCACCGCCGGCTGGGTGCCATTGCCGCCGATGGCGCCCCCGAATTCACCGAAATGGATCTTTTCCGCATTCCGGCAGCGTCGGGGTTCGACCCGGCACGGCCGTTCCGCCTGCAACTGCTGGTCCAGCGCGAGGTTGGCCCGATCGAAAAGGTGTTCCACACCTTTGATCTGGGCTACCAGCTTCCGCCGGCCTATCTGCGGTCCGTCGCCGTGGCGCCGTCCGAGGCGCCTCCGCAGGCGATTGCCGTTGCCGACCGTGACGAAGGCCATGCGCAGGCCGATCTGTGGAAACGCATCTGGCAGGATTCGCGGGCCAAGATCGTCGTTCTGGCAGGCATGTTGCTGGTGTTGACCGGGGTCTTCTTCTTTCAGTCCTGGGCGACGCGGCACGCGCGGGCCTTCACCATATTCCGCATGGCCTATCTGACCGTCACGCTGGTGGTGCTGGGCTGGATGTTCAATGCGCAGCTGTCGGTGGTCAACCTGATGGCGCTGTTCGGCAGCCTGGTGAACGGATTCAGCTGGCAGGCGTTCCTGCTGGATCCGCTGACCTTCATCCTGTGGTTCGCGGTGGCCGCCGCCCTGCTGTTCTGGGGCCGGGGCGCCTATTGCGGGTGGCTGTGCCCCTTTGGCGCGCTGCAAGAACTGACCAACCGCATCGCCCGCCGCCTGCATGTGCCGCAATGGACGCTGCCCTGGGGGCTGCACGAACGGCTGTGGCCGCTGAAATACATGATCTTCCTGGGGCTGTTCGGGGTTTCGCTTGTCAGCGTCGAACAGGCCGAGCATCTGGCCGAGGTCGAACCGTTCAAGACCGCGATCATCCTGAAGTTCCTGCGCGCCTGGCCCTTTGTCGCCTATGTGGCGGCGCTGCTGGTGGCGGGGCTGTTCGTGGAACGGTTCTATTGCCGCTATCTGTGCCCGCTTGGCGCGGCGTTGGCCATACCGGCGCGTCTGCGGATGTTCGACTGGCTCAAGCGGTATCACGAATGCGGCAATCCCTGCCAGACCTGCGCCCGCGAATGCCCCGTGCAGTCGATCCACCCG contains:
- a CDS encoding 4Fe-4S binding protein, producing the protein MCLVVAGLVLLTAPGRTETVLEKLLPEQVAASLVPGADAFGPIRADLAVAPVLKGGQTIGWAFVTSDFVGTTGYSGKPIHTLVAVDMDARVAGVRLVKHSEPIVLIGIPDAKVKALVEGYAGLDLVAEAESGGTAHDVDIISGATVTVMVIDDSIVRSGLKVARALGLGGLKADAGTAGPKLELNPDAAPPADWFTAEGDGTLRRLALDVGQVNAAFAAHPDPRARDRALTEPPETTFIEMQAALVSVPAIARGLLGEAAAANLHGWLATGDHAVAVMGRGLYSFKGSGYVRGGIFDRIVLIQDDVSVRFRDRDHRRLGAIAADGAPEFTEMDLFRIPAASGFDPARPFRLQLLVQREVGPIEKVFHTFDLGYQLPPAYLRSVAVAPSEAPPQAIAVADRDEGHAQADLWKRIWQDSRAKIVVLAGMLLVLTGVFFFQSWATRHARAFTIFRMAYLTVTLVVLGWMFNAQLSVVNLMALFGSLVNGFSWQAFLLDPLTFILWFAVAAALLFWGRGAYCGWLCPFGALQELTNRIARRLHVPQWTLPWGLHERLWPLKYMIFLGLFGVSLVSVEQAEHLAEVEPFKTAIILKFLRAWPFVAYVAALLVAGLFVERFYCRYLCPLGAALAIPARLRMFDWLKRYHECGNPCQTCARECPVQSIHPTGEINPNECINCLHCQVLYQSEAKCPVVIKKLKRREAVAASAPPKLGTPPAGHPNAARVKSA